tttcacatgcaAATTTATTTACGTAATTTATACTCATTGGTTGATGGGTAAATATCAATGGATGCACCAGTGCACTCTCTAACTGCAAGTGTTGAAAACGAGCTTCAACGTGCGTTGGATCATGCATGTCCATGCATTGGCTAAAAAACTCAAAACATGGTTAAAACTTTAGAAAAAAGCTAGggatcaaatttaattattttatggtTTATCCTATGGGTGTTTAGCACTTCAAATGAAGAAGATAATTTCAATTTACATCAAATCTAAACTATCCTAGTTTTGACATCAATTCAAAATAATACAAGAGGAATAATGCACTCACAGTCTTGATTTCTTCTATAATTGTTTCATAAATTTGTAATTGTAATTTTCATTTGGATTAATTAATGTCACACTATAAGGAaataaagatatattttttaattttagttttggattttaggaagaaaaaaatgctCACATTGGTTTACCAACATCCATGCATTGGTAATAAAATAATGTATAACCTCCATTGGTAATTTAAATTTCAATagaaatatttctatttttccaTATTGCATATTTCCGGTGATATATATAATACTTCTATAACCATTTGGTTCTGCTCTCGTTTTCTTTTCTGGTCGAATgcatatagaaaaaatatttgttgaaagAAGTTAAATCCTTAGATAAATCTCACTTATCTCAAGGGAAAATCCTCATGAGTGTCTCCACTTATaggaataaaattaaaatctctaaaatGTAGTCAAGCTCCATGAAAATTACAAAATTGGaattaacaaaacaaataaaaaataaaatcccaTAGCTTATCAACCGGGGATAGAGAGCAGAAACCAAATAGTTTGCCACAAGAGGTAAACTAGCATATGGATGTAATTAAAGAGAcattatttttgtaacaaaaaaataaaataaaaatggacattatttaataattatgattttattAATGGTTTCTTATTAAATTGAAATTAACAAAGCATCGAgtgttttttacttataaaatgaTCAAACAATTTTCTCTTTGTTACTTGCAAAGGAGAAAAAATATGCTTAAAATTCTCAAATTTGTATATGCTTTGATCAACATTTTTTCACTAATTCTTCTTGTTACCGGCGAACGTAAGTCTTTTTTCACATCTACATAAACTTTTCTTCTTTATTGTACACACAAATTTCGTTCAATCATTGGctaaaaattttacttttaaaaaaaataaattgagtgTTTGCAGTTTAAACTCCGATcattacatatataaatataatgtaATGTTCTTACTCTCTATCAACCAGTGGATTATTGTAAACACAATTTTCACCATCATTTAGTAACATTCtttattccttttttatttGACAGATATTTTTCCCATCGTTAATGTTTACGGTTCTCATGTTAAATGCATTAAGATCGACAATTGTCCAAATGATAGATGTCCAGATCCATTTGTTTTGCGATGCATTGGCAGAAAATGTTATTGCTCATAAGCATAACAATTAagttgaaaaataattatttgttacttctaaatgtataattttatttatatgacATTGACATGACATAATGTGATCTTCTATAGTTTATATCacaattttatttgtatatCAAACCAATACAATGCAAGAACAACACTTtctactttctttttttagcaTCAAAATCTTGTATATTAAAAGATAAGACAGAGAACAATTAGTACTCTCTACCAAgagtttgaaaaaattataaaccatctaaaaaaagaaaagaaaaacaaggaaATTAATGGAAcaattactttctttttttttttttgaaccaggAACAATTACTTTCTTTGAATACAATTTAGATggtaaattttactttttagccTCCAGAccaccaaaaaagaaaaacaaaataattaggtcaccgtattaaatatgagtataatctgtaaaattgtaaaaaaaaaaaaaaaaaaaaaatagacaagtttttattttatttttgttacaaacaacttaattaatatataattaaaagtataagtcccgtagaaacaactcaaacaaaaaagtttccatattaatatagaatataaatataggttCAACAGATGTTATAAAAGACGGGCACAAACTTATTAATAtaagtaaaacacataggtccccatgTTCCAAAAACATTTACACATAGGTCCacaaaaatcacacaaaaaattaggttctcgtattaatatatgattataaatataggtctaaaaGGATTgtcaaaaattgaaaacttcattaataagagtaaaaacataggtcccgcataaatcacacaaaagattaaatctttgtattaatatatgatcataaatatatgtaatgtagaaattatgaaagaatgacaactatattaatatatgattaaaaatataagtctcgTAGAAATCAGGAAAAAAAAGTTCTCGCATTAATATCTGAGTATAAATTTAGGCCTTACAAGTTACATAAATGGTTAAAGATCGgaaaatcttattaataagagaaaaaacataggtcccgcagaattcacacaaaagattgTGTCcccgtataaatatatgagtataacatgtaaaattataaataaaaaaataaacaactttattaatatatgaataaaaatataatgctcgtagatataacaaaaaataggttcttgtattaatatgaatataacccgtaaaattattttaaaaaatagacaacataatatattagtaaaaacacaagTTTTGTGAGAATCACGAAAAATAGTAGATTTCTTCACTTTTTCCACCACTTCATTTGGGGAAGAGACCTTTGATACCAATAACCAATTAGCCTCTCCTAATAAGTTCCTCTCTAAGAGGAGTGATAGGGTCACACCCTTTAACATACTCTCATAAACACACCCACACATGGAAAGCCAAGtcagcaatttttttatttcttttacttgtTAACCGAATGTGTAGGTTAAAATAGATAAACCTTTTTGTTATaagagtgtgttagagagtGTGACACTAGCACTTCTCTCCTCTCTAATATAAGCCATGAAGACTTGTAATGAGAATTAGCATTGTGCAACAATTCTGTAATTAATAACTGCTGGCATTGTGTTATAGAGTCTGCTGCAAGATTAGGTCAGATTTCGAGGAGGCATTGATCTGTTCTAGTAGGGCAGCAGTAGAGAATCACACCTTTCTAGACAAAACCACAAATTTAGAGGTAAAATCAACTCTATTTATGGACATCCAATCATGTTAAGATCAATTTTACACATTAGAATCAATTTAGAGGTAAAATCAACTCCATTTATGGACAtccaaaattgaaaccaaacatgcactaaatagattatagattatatgTACACAATTCAGACTACtcaaaaaatagattaatacATAACCaaataatattgtcaaataaCTTCACATGAAAATGTGAAGAATGTCTGAAGTTACTATGTACATAAAGAACAACTTATTATAACTAAATGATCAAAAATGGGCCAGACCACGTTTGACTTGGTTAAAGTTTGCAATTTGACTATGATTTCCTTGTTACTGCATCTTTGAAACAATGAGAATCTAAGAATTTTGATGATATAACATCCCATCTTGGTAAAAATCTAGATGGGATGTAATGAGAGTAAACCAAAACTTCTAAGTAGCCTCCTGCATAGATTTCTTCTTTTCTACTGATAATCTGGTAACATCTCTCAAATCACCATTAGGAGCTCTTTCATTAAAATTTTCTCTGAGAAATTCCACAGCCATGAATGTAAGCGCTGAAGCCGGAATGTACCATGCAATTCTGGGAATGCTACCCCTAAACATCCCCTTCATGCCTTCCTTAGCCCATATATTGTACATTGCATCCAACCAACCATTATACCTAATACAGTATAACAGATAAATCAAATTACCATCAATTTAGCTTTTAAGTCCATCAAAATCATGACCACTACCCAATGCACAAAATAGCCCTTTCCATCATTACGAATTTATGATAAGGAATAATGTGAGACAAGGTATATATGTCACTATTATTCTGTAGATGTCTATAATACACCAGAAAATCAACTTTGCATAATGCCAAAGGTGACGCCGGATTTCGTTCCAAACAACATTCATTAATGAAAATTAAGTAGTGTCCTGGTGGCAGGTACACATGTATACCATAATATATTAGAATAGTTATGGAAAAGGACTGATACCTAAAAGTTGAACCCTGAACTTGCAGCCTAGTTTTGACAACATCCAAAGGAGTGGTGAGATATGCACTGAGAcctgtttatttatttgaacaaaattaataatactGAATTTCTTTTACTGCTAAAGCACTTAAGTAGGTAGGATCAAAGACAGAGCACAAGACATACCACCAGCTAATCCTCCTAAAACCAGTCCCTCAAATGAATTATTAACATGCCATTTTGGGTCAGATATCCATCTTTGCTTCCCATGCTCTGTGACATCTTTCAAAGCTTCATAGAACACAACCTATAACAATTGCATGAAAAGGTATTCAAAACTGTAATaacttttaaaaagtttttttttccaaacaagATTTGAATACATGATTGCATAGTTTGGATCAAACTTGCACTTTATGATTGAACAGAATACATTTGAAATGAAATGAGTTGGAAATACAATGACAAGGGATGGGATGTAAAAATGATGAATTATCAAAGGCAATATGATGTATGTGGATTGAAATCTGACACTAATACCATTCCAAACAAATTTCACAAAAgaattattttacttattttaggTTCTAGTTGATCTCCTTGGTTTTAACAGTAAAATGGTATTGAGATTCAAAAATTAACACACATTTATTAAATGTTCAAACTAGTGCTAGGTGTGGCAGAGGAATTAACAAATCAGACCCTAAAAAAGGAATGTGCGTCGCAATAAAAGATGGTTCCAATATGGATAAGCTCATAAGATTGGTTAGCCCTTTCAAGGCTAAACTTCAACTTTGAATAATGCATCCATTTCTAATCTCTATGTCTGATCATAAAGATTCTTCACTTATATTTCCTATTGTCCTAACCCATTTTAAAGTTAAGCTAAGACATCTGCTGAGTACTGGCACTGGCAGTGACAAATGAGAAGATACTTTAGTCGAATCAGACATTAGACTTTCAAATATTAaacaaacggacccttaaaCACACACTAAAAACTTttaaattgttaaatttttatatataaatgattTATTCATGAAAAAAAGTTGAAACAGACAAGCTCTAAGTCtaataaactcaaaaaaaagttgaaacagACAGGCTCTAAATAATTCAATGTGTTGTGTATAATACCATCAAACCAGCAAATGGAACATCCCTTGCCAGTGTAGACAAATATCTGCAGAAGCAAGCAAAATAACAAATTAGAATCGCCCGTGAAATTGTGAAaccaaagaaagaagaaaatgttTAGAATTTAATAATTGACTCATTgtaataccaacaaaaaaaaaattgactagatacattatatatatatatatatatatatatatatatatatatgaagctctattgttcaaaaaatatatgaagCTCTAACTTATCTAAATCGGTATGCATGGTATCACATAATTCAACCGGTTATATTAGACAAATGGCATTTTACAATATCCAATAGTGAATTGTTGTGGCTATCATGATTCATCTGAAATAGCATTGTAAAATATTCGTAAAATCATTTTATGGATCACAATTCACGAAGTCAAATCTTCTTATGACATTGACATAtatgaaacaagaaaaataaattatgaaaaggATAACTTATTGGTGCATGGAGCACTAATTATTGTCTAGTGATGTGCTTTTAAAATTCTATTAAATGAGAAAGAGGGATTTGAAAAATTAGTGAACTAGATAACTCGAGATTACGTCATCAAAAGATATTAGTATTTCTAGTTTATACCCTGCATATAAACCCTTGAAGCCCTGTGTTCTCCATATTGAGCAGCCTGCATGGAACATCCCTTTATAATAGTCATATATTTCTGCACCAGGTTTTATTGCAATGCCATTCTTCATTGCAGTAGAACTCCAGGATGTAATTGTGCCTTGAACTTGCATACGCTGCTTTATCACTTCGCATGGAACATATACTACAGAACCAAGTGTATCTCCtgaaaatataaagaaaaaaaaaaatcagacaCATTTGAACCCTTAATTGCAGACACTAAAATGGTTAAAGATGCCAAACTCAATAACCCTTCAAATTTAGcaagaataaaaatatatgtcaCACAGCAGCATCGCATTATGTAAATACGTGGAATGTGCAACGACAACCAATCATTATTGGTCCATAAATGGAATACTTAGACAGTGTACTATAGTCTATAACTCATTGAAGAAATATTTAAACTTATTTGCAAAAATAAATAGGTGTGTCAGAAGAGAAAACTGTAAATCACAAACATTACAGGTTAGCAGAAAAAACATTGCGGCAATCAGACAGATTACACTACAACTGCTTTCATACACATGCCCCTGAGTGCATCAAAATGTGTAACTTCTGGAACACAAAATACAAAAGTATTAGTATTAGATGCTCCAAATCAGCTTACCAACAGCTCCAGCGATGAAATGTGCCCAATGACCTCCAAGGCTAGGATGTGATTCCTCAATCCACTTTTTAGTAGACTCTATGACACCAAAATATGTTGCTCCAGTTGCAAGAGACCCAGTAACACCAGGCATTACACCCCTGTAAAAGCctaaataattttaaatcaatCACAAGGCACAAATATTTCAAGTTTGAAATCCAAAATCTACATAACAAGATCAATTGAGctaaaaaatggttttagtCATCAGTCATGTCAATAAAAGCGTGTTTGGTTTTCATCATTTTACCCTCAAAGTAGGTTTCTCAGCCAAAAGCTCTCtcttaaacaatatttttagaagtttttttcaAAACCAAAATAAGATGATCAAACCATGCACTAAATGTCATTTTAACATGAGGAAATTTCAtaactaataaacaaaatacCCGTATCTGGGaacaaaatattaaatcatCAAAGTAGTTTACCTCTTAATCCGTCAACCTTCCAGACAGACCGCACCATCTGCAATATGCCTTTTTGGTTCTAACAGACAAATGATATtcccaacaaaagagaaaagCTTTAGAACATATGAACAACAGCTTGAACACAACATTTTAAAAATGAGTTTGTACATCAATAGACAAATGAAAGAAATCACAGTCAAATTCATCTATATTCTATAAGCTATTATTATACCTTAACACCATTTAGAATAGCTTGACTCTGTATTCGAGTTTTGATGGTATCTACCGGATGCATCATTCCTTCCCCAAAAGCGCCCGCAACAGCTCCCCATACAAACTCCCTCCATACTTCAATATCATAACATAGTAAATTACTAACAATCATAAAATTATGAAAGACAACAAAGTTATACGCAATTTGTTTTCTAGTAATATTCAAGCTTAGGTTGAGGTTGAGGACCGATGAATGAGACACAAAAGGGAATTTTTCGGATAGGCACGGCATAATACTAGGATAACATGtgtgtcaaaaaatataaaaggcCCGAATTACTTGTAGGGGTTGTAACTTGCATCACCCCTCCCCCACAAAATGGCCTAATAATCGGATTGTAATATAAAAGTTAGTTTAATAGTCATACACCGTCCGTGTAAATCAGTCTTACACTGCCATCCACTAAGAGGCCTCTATTTTTTCATGTCCTGCCATCAATTTCAAAATGCAGCACAAAAGTCGGGTGATGTAGCAAAATAGTGTGTTTAAGTGAATGTCAGTGTAAAACTAGTTTTACACCGACGGTTCCTATGTTTTAAATCctgaaaaaattgatatatttaggcATAACAACTTCTAAATCTCCATCTAGAGGTAAAATCGCAACCGCATAACACACACCTTATGCTAATTGCATGATTCATGATCCAAACAACCacaattaaattcataaattaaaattattaactaCATTTCAAGATTGGggaaaataatacaaaaatacatactCATTACAAAACTCGGATTCAATTCATAAAGTTTGCAAATTTCTTCAAACTTAAGTTAATCACTGATTAATAATCAGAAAGAAAAATTGTTTCAGTTTCGAATAACAATGAAATCAGCAGCGCAAAAAAATCGAACAAGAGCATTGACAAAACGAAAACGAAAAATAGAATTAATAATTGCGAAAATTGAAAGTAATTAGTACCAAAGAAATGGTCGTGAGAAACGGTGTTTGGAGGTTGTGGTTTACTGGAAGTGGAGCTTTGAACTGCCATTGATGAATTGAGTGATCAATAAACAGACACAGCAACTTCTTCTGGTTTAGGGTttatgaagaaagaaagaaagaaagaaagaaagaaagaaggaaaggaggagaaatatttgttttttttatatataaaaaaagtgaaCAAATATTAAAGtaatgaaagaaataaaataaaaaaatcttacaaaaaataaaatataaaaaataaattgatttaatagaaaaaattaaattgaaattgaaaaaaattgaaatatttagcATAATGGTTTAAAatagagggaaaaaaatttatttttttccttaaatataaaatataaattgaaaagtTCAAATTGTCATTGAAGAGGTGTTTAAGACGCCCCAAAAATAGGATAATTTTTAgtggaaaaaatttatgaaaaatcaaaaaattatattaatattatcatttttaGTTTGAGTTTCAACAAGAAAAATTTATCATTGTTTTCTACTATTTATTATTGTAATATTTGACTAAAATTGGAGAGATGGTTGATTCGGTTGGAAACACGAATCAACAATTTTAGTTGGTGGTCCCCAAAAGGAAGAACAAGTTCAAGCAGAAACATGTTGAAGCTAgtaaagggtaaatgatcaatagttattttaaattcttaATTGATTGAGTCATTACAAACGTTGGTAAGACTTTACGGAAGATTTAATTCAGTTTTAAACAATGATATTATTTCCTAATTCATATTAAAGGATAAATGACGGTGGTCcccaaaaaaacattttatttaaagtGGAATGACGATTGGTAAGACTTTACGGAAGATTTAATTCAGTTTTAAACAATGATATTATTTCCTAATTCATATTAAAGCATAAatgacggtggttctgcaagtgcacagaatcgctaccaagtaataaagtgataagtttatcgttctccacaaggattgtgccaaaattactagtttcgcttaggaatgaatttgcattcgctttggtgTTTTGGAGATAGTTGTGCGACTAAAATTAAATTGCAATATTTAAAGAGCAGAAAAGTAAATTGCAAAAAAGTAAATGACTGTAAAAGTAAATGGTGCGTGTGTGTCCACGcgaggtggttaagtgtggtcggatctctcccttactcctgcttggtggttattccCTTGTTTCACTTTATCATGAATTagactattaaaaataggttcagaagcactcgttccttatttctattaaaaactGTTCAGAGCCTAGTTAGTGGTTACCCTTACTCTGCTTAAATATCCTTGCCGCCggttccacttttttgttacaaacgCTGGTACAATTACCTTTAAGGCTCCATGTGTCACAAACTGTCATGTGTGCCTCtaactagtcctaactctgcctcaggtagaaattatcgttcgtTCTAATCTCATATTAAGACCTCGAAtattgaatttaatggtctcatcttGGCCATAGCACACCGTCCTTCGTTCaggattactagcttcgtttcctatgcgatatccactaggtccttagattttattctaatgtgatcagtattaaaataaatataaaatcagacgataaaagagtttgaaagtagaaacaattgaatttatacccaaattatacaaaaccaagcattcgtaagggagttcatcgactccacctaacctaggaaaaataaattacaaagacagaaagaaaagaaccttattggtcTCGGAGTTCATTGGCCTCCTTGCCTCATCCTTAGAGTTTTTCTAACTCTAaagtgaatattcaatgtctGTGAATATTTCTGAATAAATAATAGTGGGGGAGgaaagctctatttatagtttttcagctgggttttgGGCTTTTCTGCGCGTctatcgcacccatcgtggacACGATGACTTGTAATTTTGCCTTATCGTGGCCATGATGGATCATAttgtggtacgatggaagatttccTCAAGATTTTCTGCGTGCTATTGtcgtcatcatcgtgccacgatgacaagtcatcgtggtacgataggaaagatttgttgcagattttattcaatttaaaccgccttctcatTGCGTCATGCCGAatctcatcgtgggtacgatggtgcacgctgtttattacgtttttgccatttttttattgctttttccacttttcttgcttctgggccaagtaacttcatttttccaggtatttgcttgcttttggacttcaactgctattaaaactaccctaaattactactaaaaatatcatataattgtcTGTCATCAATAAACCCTCTTTTTTTTACTCGAAATAACTCCActataaacaacttatttgtgAAAATAGTAGAATGTATCATATTTTTTGTCATGTAAGTTTCTTTCTCTCAAACCAAAGACACATTTATATCAAACCATTGCTTTGGAACTTTGGAATCAAAGGAGTCTTTGATTCATAAGATGGTTTTGGTGGGATGTGTTTCACATATCTCCTACATGGATGATTTTTCAACGaatcaaattatatatagttCAAATTCAAGAAATTATTATCAAATTGCATATCAAATTAGCTATTATATACTTTTATCGGagttaaatataagcaaatgtcaaaatgtatttagtctaaatttgaaccaaatacattttgacttttgcttatatttaagatcggATGGAGTATGTTTTACATTTTTCTAAGGAAATACTTAATGGAATGTTGGTAGTTTCCAAAAAATTTTGCATTGAAAACTTGTGTATACATTAAATTGGGTCAATCAATCAAAAGATTTGAATGAAATAGTACAATAAAAGTAGTTGAGATTAATAAAGAGAATGAGTTTCAAAAAGTGTAATCTAGTGGTATGGGATTGAGACAATATTTTGCACTGAAAATTTGTAGCTACATCAGAGTATTGATCATTCAAAAAATTTGGATTAAATAATGTATAGTAGAAATACTTGAGATTAGTAAAGACAATGTGAGTTTCAAAAAGTGTAGTCCAGTGACTAAAGAAATACTTTATTCTAAGGAATAAGGATGCTCtccattttctaaaattttcatttcttccattactaaagttttttaatattttgaggtatataaaagtgattttgacTATACATAAATTATAAgtcattttataaaagaaaaaaaaatcgtcATAAATTGtaagttattttaaaataccaataaaacattgattttttttcctaccaTACCCTCTAcgctcttctttcaattctttaaatttatcttttcCATGTCATTAGTGaagaataattttataaaataacttataattacttttttcatacaaaattaaattaatttcttaattttttttagaaattgtCGAGTAAATATAATTTTGAGATATCTTCCACCCTTTGTAGAAAACAAAAAGGTAGGTACATGTCGAAAACCATCCATCGTattaatcaaatttatt
This portion of the Trifolium pratense cultivar HEN17-A07 linkage group LG3, ARS_RC_1.1, whole genome shotgun sequence genome encodes:
- the LOC123917497 gene encoding mitochondrial substrate carrier family protein E, producing MAVQSSTSSKPQPPNTVSHDHFFVWREFVWGAVAGAFGEGMMHPVDTIKTRIQSQAILNGVKNQKGILQMVRSVWKVDGLRGFYRGVMPGVTGSLATGATYFGVIESTKKWIEESHPSLGGHWAHFIAGAVGDTLGSVVYVPCEVIKQRMQVQGTITSWSSTAMKNGIAIKPGAEIYDYYKGMFHAGCSIWRTQGFKGLYAGYLSTLARDVPFAGLMVVFYEALKDVTEHGKQRWISDPKWHVNNSFEGLVLGGLAGGLSAYLTTPLDVVKTRLQVQGSTFRYNGWLDAMYNIWAKEGMKGMFRGSIPRIAWYIPASALTFMAVEFLRENFNERAPNGDLRDVTRLSVEKKKSMQEAT